From the Lathyrus oleraceus cultivar Zhongwan6 chromosome 4, CAAS_Psat_ZW6_1.0, whole genome shotgun sequence genome, one window contains:
- the LOC127136473 gene encoding uncharacterized protein LOC127136473 — protein sequence MSQHQDTFASKNTKSTPKFSVPPMGVPDDEILDVAPLSVIPAADIDLNQPISIDASSSACSNQGNHSSILSGSTPVTKYKEGTHYIDRVIRDIVTRILNEGDSVKGVSTPLVQMYPPPEVEQPSGKGDDSSSSEKALAAEGLRSLGQTVSDKGKFVASNTVNASHSKKYDDANVMIDLENGISDDQEESLIHHIKPNVAKRMKTRRGKFVAELMSAREAKKIVVIGPSKPWSKVEIKKRKKTTVRKSLVKVHVAHLDNISFHLEDGAAKWKFVIQRRVVVERELRKDADDIKEVMDMIQAVGLLKTVVGFSQCYEGLVKECIVNIPEDISDKNNKEFCKVYVRGRNNEGAGELEVTDDQVCREITAKQVKVWPFKKHLPAGKLTIKYAILHKIGAANTVPTNHISTIANTLRRFIFAVGTKVKFDYGRYMFDQIIKHATTNVVKLPIVFPSMICGIILNQHPGILCSNDLPSRRKRSLSVHYKLFEGNHVEDIVMTSAMRRPVSKVGAITELKETCKELGEGISVATTRKQSLEALIESLEQAEGENVEHANVSHEEEAEAHASSERSANNDDASGNSASGAAEEAANSSSTE from the exons atgtcacaacatcaagaTACATTTGCTTCTAAAAATACTAAGTCTACTCCAAAATTTAGTGTTCCTCCTATGGGCGTCCCTGATGATGAGATTCTGGATGTTGCTCCTCTCTCTGTTATTCCCGCCGCGGACATTGATTTGAATCAACCCATCTCCATTGATGCCTCCTCTTCTGCATGTTCCAATCAAGGTAATCACTCTAGTATTCTATCTGGTTCAACTCCTGTCACTAAGTATAAGGAAGGAACACACTATATTGATCGTGTTATAAGAGACATAGTTACTAGAATTCTTAATGAAGGCGACTCTGTGAAGGGGGTTTCTACTCCCCTTGTTCAAATGTATCCCCCTCCTGAGGTTGAACAACCTAGTGGTAAGGGTGATGATTCCTCCAGTTCTGAAAAGGCCTTGGCTGCTGAAGGGTTGCGCTCTCTAGGGCAAACCGTGTCTGACAAAGGGAAATTTGTGGCCTCTAACACGGTTAATGCTTCCCACTCTAAGAAGTATGATGATGCAAATGTTATGATTGATCTAGAGAATGGTATCTCTGATGATCAAGAGGAAAGCTTGATTCATCACATAAAGCCAAATGTGGCTAAACGCATGAAGACTCGCAGAGGAAAATTTGTGGCTGAACTTATGTCAGCTAGAGAAGCAAAGAAGATTGTTGTCATTGGTCCCTCCAAACCATGGAGCAAGGTTGAAATaaagaagaggaag AAAACTACTGTTAGGAAGTCTCTTGTTAAAGTACATGTTGCTCATTTGGATAACATCTCCTTCCATCTTGAGGATGGAGCTGCTAAGTGGAAATTTGTAATTCAAAGAAGGGTAGTTGTGGAAAGGGAATTGCGAAAAGATGCTGATGATATCAAGGAGGTCATGGACATGATACAAGCTGTTGGGCTTTTGAAGACTGTTGTTGGGTTCTCTCAATGCTATGAAGGTTTAGTCAAGGAATGTATTGTGAATATTCCTGAGGATATTTCTGATAAGAACAACAAGGAGTTCTGCAAGGTGTATGTGAGGG GTAGAAATAATGAGGGTGCAGGAGAATTAGAGGTTACAGACGATCAAGTCTGTAGGGAGATTACAGCTAAGCAGGTGAAAGTTTGGCCTTttaaaaagcatcttcctgctgGGAAGTTGACTATCAAGTATGCTATCCTGCATAAAATAGGAGCTGCTAACACGGTCCCTACCAACCATATCTCCACCATTGCTAATACTCTTAGGAGGTTTATTTTTGCTGTTGGGACAAAAGTGAAATTTGACTATGGTAGATATATGTTTGATCAAATCATTAAGCATGCAACTACTAATGTAGTTAAGCTGCCAATTGTTTTTCCCTCTATGATCTGTGGAATTATCTTGAATCAACATCCTGGTATTTTGTGCTCAAATGATTTACCTAGTAGGAGAAAACGATCTCTGTCTGTGCACTACAAACTCTTTGAAGGCAATCATGTCGaggatattgtcatgacatctgccatgAGGAGGCCAGTCTCAAAAGTTGGAGCAATTACTGAGCTTAAGGAGACATGCAAAGAGCTAGGTGAAGGGATTAGTGTAGCCACAACTAGAAAACAATCTTTGGAAGCCTTGATTGAAAGCTTGGAGCAGGCTGAGGGTGAAAATGTTGAACATGCTAATGTCAGCCATGAAGAAGAAGCTGAAGCCCACgcctctagtgagaggtctgctAACAATGATGATGCGAGTGGCAATTCTGCTTCTGGTGCTGCCGAAGAGGCTGCAAACTCAAGCTCTACTGAGTAG